The following are encoded in a window of Novosphingobium sp. ZN18A2 genomic DNA:
- a CDS encoding SDR family NAD(P)-dependent oxidoreductase has protein sequence MDFADRHVVITGASTGIGRATADRVHAAGGKVTLIARSAGKLAAACEELGGRAAWVAADAGNKAQLIAALDEAVAVNGPVDGLFLNAGTGGSFAPVSEYPDEVFDAVMAVNLKGPFWAIAHVLPQMAARGKGAILVTGSLASERGMANNVGYVASKHAVLGLSRAVALEGGPQGVRCNCVIPGFIETPMLDALPPDAWETMAARVPQRRTGKSRELAEVAAFLLSDAASHVTGQALAVDGGVLGTLEV, from the coding sequence ATGGACTTCGCCGATCGCCACGTGGTCATCACAGGCGCATCGACCGGAATCGGTCGTGCCACCGCCGACCGCGTCCACGCCGCCGGTGGCAAGGTAACGCTGATCGCGCGCAGCGCGGGCAAACTTGCGGCGGCGTGCGAGGAACTGGGGGGGCGGGCCGCATGGGTTGCCGCCGACGCGGGAAACAAGGCGCAACTGATCGCCGCGCTGGATGAAGCGGTTGCGGTGAACGGGCCTGTCGACGGGCTGTTCCTCAACGCCGGCACGGGCGGCAGCTTCGCGCCCGTCTCGGAATATCCGGACGAGGTTTTCGACGCGGTGATGGCGGTAAACCTCAAGGGGCCGTTCTGGGCGATTGCCCACGTGCTCCCGCAGATGGCGGCGCGCGGCAAGGGCGCGATCCTTGTGACGGGCAGCCTCGCGTCAGAACGCGGCATGGCGAACAATGTCGGCTATGTCGCCAGCAAGCACGCGGTGCTGGGCCTTTCGCGCGCCGTGGCGCTGGAAGGCGGGCCACAAGGCGTGCGCTGCAATTGCGTGATTCCCGGATTTATCGAAACGCCGATGCTCGACGCTTTGCCGCCCGACGCATGGGAAACAATGGCCGCGCGTGTGCCCCAGCGCCGCACCGGCAAATCGCGGGAACTGGCCGAAGTGGCCGCGTTCCTGCTGTCCGACGCCGCCAGCCACGTAACCGGCCAGGCGCTTGCGGTGGATGGCGGCGTGCTGGGCACGCTTGAGGTCTGA
- a CDS encoding amidohydrolase family protein — translation MPINLNEIEAIDVHVHAEVSCHDPEDPVMGKFFDAASAYFKAPRERPKMPEIAEIYREQKIAFCLFTVDAECGMGAKRVSNYEIAEFAAKNDDICIPFASIDPHKGKYGAREARDLVENYGVKGFKFHGIAQNVHPADQVGYPIYEVINEYKLPAIFHTGHSGMGTGMRGGGGMRLKYGQPMLVDDVAVDFPDMKIILAHPSWPWVDESLSMALHKDNVFIDLSGWSPKYFAPQIIQYANTQLKKKMMFGSDFPLIHPKKWIDAAKNVGFKDEIMPGIMKDNAARVLGLA, via the coding sequence ATGCCCATCAACCTCAACGAAATCGAGGCGATCGACGTCCACGTCCATGCCGAAGTGTCTTGCCACGATCCGGAAGACCCGGTGATGGGCAAGTTCTTCGATGCGGCCAGCGCCTATTTCAAGGCGCCGCGCGAACGTCCCAAGATGCCCGAGATCGCGGAAATCTATCGCGAACAGAAGATCGCCTTCTGCCTGTTCACGGTCGATGCCGAATGCGGCATGGGCGCCAAGCGCGTGTCGAACTATGAAATCGCGGAATTCGCCGCGAAGAACGACGACATCTGCATCCCCTTCGCCTCTATCGATCCGCACAAGGGCAAGTATGGCGCGCGCGAGGCACGCGACCTTGTCGAGAACTACGGCGTCAAGGGCTTCAAGTTCCACGGTATCGCGCAGAACGTGCACCCGGCGGACCAGGTCGGTTATCCGATCTATGAAGTGATCAACGAATACAAGCTGCCCGCGATCTTCCACACCGGCCATTCGGGCATGGGCACCGGAATGCGCGGCGGCGGCGGGATGCGCCTGAAATACGGGCAGCCGATGCTGGTGGACGACGTGGCGGTGGATTTCCCCGACATGAAGATCATCCTTGCCCACCCGTCTTGGCCGTGGGTGGATGAAAGCCTGTCGATGGCGCTGCACAAGGACAACGTGTTCATCGACCTGTCGGGCTGGTCGCCCAAGTATTTCGCGCCGCAGATCATCCAGTACGCCAACACGCAGTTGAAGAAGAAGATGATGTTCGGTTCCGACTTCCCGCTGATCCATCCCAAGAAGTGGATCGATGCGGCAAAGAACGTGGGCTTCAAGGACGAGATCATGCCCGGCATCATGAAGGACAACGCCGCGCGCGTCCTGGGACTGGCCTGA
- a CDS encoding aldehyde dehydrogenase family protein, producing the protein MNDMATISRVQPEYSAAAKAFLARKPQLFINNEWVDSSHGATIDVEDPSTGKIIGKVVDASDRDVDRAVMAARAAFDDGRWSGLPPMARERIMIRLADLIEANADELAELEAIDNGKPKTMAGAVDVPGAASHIRFMAGWASKVNGEVIQPYTMPEGAVFGYTRKEPVGVCAQIVPWNFPLLMACLKIAPALAAGCTTVLKPAEQTSLTALRLADLIAEAGFPAGVVNVITGNGHTAGDRMVKHPEVDKVAFTGSTEIGKLINRNATESLKRVTLELGGKSPVVVMPDVDVAATAPGVAGAIFFNSGQVCVAGSRLYAHKSVFDQVLEGMAETAPFWAPRPSLDPEAHMGPLVSKEQHDRVMGYIEAGKRDGASVVMGGDSPEGYYVNPTILADVNPQMSVVREEIFGPVVVAQRFDDLDEVAKEANNTCYGLGAGVWTKDVSTLHKLAGKIKAGTVWGNCHAMIDTALPFGGYKESGLGREQGRQGVEAYMETKTVIVQL; encoded by the coding sequence ATGAACGACATGGCGACCATTTCCCGCGTGCAGCCCGAATATTCGGCTGCTGCCAAGGCTTTCCTCGCGCGGAAGCCGCAACTGTTCATCAATAACGAATGGGTCGACAGTTCGCACGGCGCGACCATCGACGTGGAAGACCCTTCGACCGGCAAGATCATCGGCAAGGTCGTCGACGCGTCGGACCGTGACGTGGATCGCGCGGTCATGGCCGCGCGTGCCGCGTTCGACGATGGACGCTGGTCGGGCCTTCCGCCGATGGCGCGCGAACGCATCATGATCCGTCTTGCCGACCTGATCGAGGCGAATGCCGACGAACTGGCCGAACTGGAAGCGATCGACAACGGCAAGCCCAAGACGATGGCGGGCGCGGTCGACGTTCCGGGCGCGGCCAGCCACATCCGCTTCATGGCCGGCTGGGCCAGCAAGGTGAACGGCGAGGTGATCCAGCCCTACACGATGCCCGAAGGCGCCGTGTTCGGTTATACGCGCAAGGAGCCGGTGGGCGTGTGCGCGCAGATCGTGCCGTGGAACTTCCCGCTGCTGATGGCCTGCCTGAAGATCGCCCCGGCGCTGGCTGCGGGCTGCACCACCGTGCTGAAGCCGGCTGAGCAGACCAGCCTTACCGCGCTGCGCCTGGCGGACCTGATCGCGGAGGCCGGTTTCCCGGCGGGCGTGGTCAACGTGATCACCGGCAACGGCCACACCGCGGGCGACCGTATGGTCAAGCATCCGGAAGTGGACAAGGTGGCCTTCACCGGTTCGACCGAGATCGGCAAGCTGATCAACAGGAACGCCACCGAAAGCCTGAAGCGCGTGACGCTGGAACTGGGCGGCAAGAGCCCGGTGGTGGTCATGCCCGATGTCGACGTTGCGGCCACCGCGCCGGGCGTTGCGGGCGCGATCTTCTTCAACTCGGGCCAGGTCTGCGTTGCCGGTTCGCGCCTTTATGCGCACAAGTCTGTGTTCGACCAGGTTCTGGAAGGCATGGCCGAAACCGCGCCGTTCTGGGCGCCGCGCCCCTCGCTCGATCCCGAAGCGCACATGGGTCCGCTGGTTTCCAAGGAACAGCACGACCGCGTGATGGGCTATATCGAGGCGGGCAAGCGCGATGGCGCCAGCGTGGTGATGGGCGGCGACAGCCCCGAAGGCTATTACGTCAACCCCACCATCCTTGCCGACGTGAACCCGCAGATGAGCGTGGTTCGCGAGGAAATCTTTGGCCCGGTCGTCGTCGCCCAGCGTTTTGACGACCTGGACGAAGTGGCCAAGGAGGCGAACAACACCTGTTATGGCCTGGGCGCGGGCGTGTGGACCAAGGACGTGTCCACGCTTCACAAGTTGGCCGGCAAGATCAAGGCGGGCACTGTCTGGGGCAACTGCCACGCAATGATCGACACGGCGCTGCCATTCGGTGGTTACAAGGAATCGGGCCTGGGCCGCGAACAGGGCCGCCAGGGCGTCGAAGCCTACATGGAAACCAAGACGGTCATCGTCCAGCTGTAA
- a CDS encoding PQQ-dependent dehydrogenase, methanol/ethanol family, whose protein sequence is MRMKNIALIAALLPLAACNMPGGGKSGVTLAKDGVTDAMIAAAETGEWLSYGKGYDEQRYSKLAQINDQTVGKLGLAWYSDLDTARGQEATPLMHDGVLYTSTAWSKVLAFDAKTGKKLWAYDPKVPRDTLVRACCDAVNRGVALYGDKVYVGTLDGRLVALDQKTGKEVWSRVVVPDQKNYSITGAPRIVKGMVVIGSGGAEYNARGYVSAYDAQTGKTVWTFHTVPGNPADGFDKEGVNAKAMQAAAKTWGNSNWWKYGGGGTVWDSIVYDPDLNMVYFGTGNAEPWNPGANGRDGDSLYTSSIVAVNADTGKYQWHYQETPEDRWDFDSDAPITVATLNIDGQERRVLMHAPKNGFFYVIDAKTGKLISAKGFVPQNWTTGIDPETGSAKIAPDAKYEKTGKPFIGVPGAGGAHSWQPMSFSPKTGYVYIPVNNAAFPYAPAQDWKPSDIGFQTAQDSALVAMPANKSAREAAAKATTGTLLAWDPVKQAPAWKVEQVGPWNGGTLATAGNLVFQGNAAGDFVAYTADTGKKLWSFPSQTGIIAAPMTYSIDGQQYVAIMVGWGGVWDIATGVLADKSGGERNISRLLVFKLGADGKLPAPPPEAKRVLDPPPSTGTPEQIARGAQLYGRYCSVCHGDAAVAGGLNPDLRHSGAIGSLDVMKAIVIDGQLHENGMVSFKSALNEKDVDDIRLYVIKRANEDKALGDK, encoded by the coding sequence ATGCGAATGAAGAATATCGCGCTCATCGCAGCGCTGCTTCCACTGGCCGCATGCAATATGCCCGGTGGCGGCAAGTCCGGCGTGACGCTGGCGAAGGACGGTGTCACCGATGCGATGATCGCGGCGGCCGAAACCGGCGAATGGCTCAGTTATGGCAAGGGCTATGACGAGCAGCGCTATTCCAAGCTCGCCCAGATCAACGACCAGACCGTCGGCAAGCTGGGCCTTGCCTGGTATTCCGATCTCGATACCGCGCGCGGGCAGGAAGCCACGCCGCTGATGCATGACGGCGTGCTTTATACCAGCACCGCGTGGTCGAAGGTGCTCGCCTTCGATGCGAAGACCGGCAAGAAGCTGTGGGCCTATGATCCCAAGGTGCCGCGCGACACGCTGGTTCGCGCCTGCTGCGACGCGGTGAATCGCGGCGTCGCGCTTTATGGCGACAAGGTCTATGTCGGCACGCTCGACGGGCGGCTCGTCGCGCTCGACCAGAAGACCGGCAAGGAAGTGTGGTCGCGCGTCGTGGTGCCCGACCAGAAAAACTATTCGATCACCGGCGCCCCGCGCATCGTGAAGGGCATGGTGGTGATCGGGTCCGGCGGCGCGGAATACAATGCGCGCGGCTATGTCTCGGCCTATGACGCGCAGACCGGCAAGACCGTGTGGACCTTCCACACCGTGCCGGGCAACCCGGCGGACGGTTTCGACAAGGAAGGCGTCAACGCCAAGGCCATGCAGGCCGCCGCGAAGACCTGGGGCAACTCCAACTGGTGGAAATACGGCGGTGGCGGCACCGTGTGGGATTCGATCGTTTACGATCCCGATCTCAACATGGTCTATTTCGGCACCGGCAATGCCGAGCCGTGGAACCCCGGCGCCAACGGGCGCGACGGGGACAGCCTCTATACCTCGTCGATCGTCGCGGTGAACGCCGATACCGGCAAGTACCAGTGGCACTATCAGGAAACGCCCGAAGACCGCTGGGACTTCGACAGCGACGCGCCGATCACGGTCGCCACGCTGAACATAGACGGGCAGGAACGTCGCGTGCTGATGCACGCGCCGAAGAACGGCTTTTTCTATGTGATCGACGCGAAGACCGGAAAGCTGATTTCGGCCAAGGGCTTCGTACCGCAGAACTGGACGACGGGCATCGACCCGGAAACGGGCAGCGCGAAGATCGCGCCCGATGCGAAGTACGAAAAGACCGGAAAGCCCTTCATCGGCGTGCCCGGCGCGGGCGGCGCGCATAGCTGGCAGCCGATGAGTTTCAGCCCGAAGACCGGCTATGTCTATATCCCGGTGAACAACGCGGCTTTCCCCTATGCCCCGGCACAGGACTGGAAGCCTTCGGACATCGGGTTCCAGACCGCGCAAGACAGCGCGCTTGTCGCGATGCCGGCCAACAAGTCCGCGCGCGAGGCGGCGGCCAAGGCGACCACCGGCACGCTGCTGGCGTGGGACCCGGTAAAGCAGGCGCCGGCCTGGAAGGTCGAACAGGTCGGCCCGTGGAACGGCGGCACGCTGGCGACGGCGGGCAACCTGGTGTTCCAGGGCAACGCCGCGGGCGATTTCGTCGCCTATACCGCCGATACCGGCAAGAAGCTGTGGTCGTTCCCGTCGCAGACGGGGATCATCGCGGCACCGATGACTTATTCGATCGACGGCCAGCAATACGTTGCGATCATGGTCGGCTGGGGCGGCGTTTGGGATATCGCCACCGGCGTGCTGGCCGACAAGTCGGGCGGAGAACGCAACATCAGCCGCCTGCTGGTGTTCAAATTGGGAGCGGACGGCAAGCTGCCCGCGCCGCCGCCCGAAGCGAAGCGTGTGCTCGACCCGCCGCCTTCGACCGGCACGCCCGAACAGATCGCCAGGGGTGCGCAGCTCTATGGCCGGTACTGTTCGGTCTGCCACGGAGACGCGGCGGTGGCGGGCGGGCTTAACCCCGACCTTCGCCACTCGGGCGCCATCGGATCGCTTGACGTGATGAAGGCCATCGTCATCGACGGCCAGCTTCACGAAAACGGCATGGTTTCGTTCAAGTCCGCGCTGAACGAAAAGGATGTCGACGATATCCGCCTCTATGTCATCAAGCGGGCCAACGAGGACAAGGCCCTGGGCGACAAGTAA
- a CDS encoding AMP-binding protein yields the protein MRAIDYFDRGHDRDPQRLAVIDTETGLKLTFAEVKDLSERIAAAMQKHGFENQDLLGLYGPNDGMLLVVLLAMWRANGKWIPVNTRNAIDANAGYINYVRCKWLVYHSSKVDEVEQLKKLCPVMQHFICLDRRMGDDPSLEEFMAGVTSADFVEPEIDAFGNLSDLVGIFPTGGTTGPSKGANVTNLGWGTMIETAADAMGGRTDSPVALVSAPITHAAGPIALSTLSLGATQVILPGFDAERVLTTIEEYKVTHMYLPPTALYQLLASPEIGDHDYSSLKIFILVGSPCSPEKLRQAVETFGPAMCQSYGQVECPMIVAWFPPEDVAKFAYEAPEKLAACGKPTRSIKVALLDDDGNQVPLGEAGEICVRGALVTDSYFEKPEETAEIRKFGWHHTGDVGKFDKDGYLYIVDRKKDMVVSGGFNVFTAEVEAAVTELPQVREAAVFGIPHEKWGEQVHAAVVADGITAEEIIAHAKARLGGVKAPKSVEFLDSIPRTAAGKMDKKALRTKYWGENARMVN from the coding sequence ATGCGTGCCATCGACTATTTCGACCGGGGCCATGACCGCGATCCGCAGCGGCTGGCCGTAATCGACACCGAAACCGGGCTGAAGCTCACGTTCGCGGAAGTGAAAGACCTGTCCGAACGCATCGCCGCCGCGATGCAGAAGCACGGCTTCGAAAACCAGGACCTGCTGGGCCTTTATGGTCCGAACGACGGGATGTTGCTGGTCGTGCTGCTCGCCATGTGGCGCGCCAACGGCAAGTGGATTCCGGTCAACACACGCAACGCGATCGACGCCAACGCGGGTTACATCAACTACGTGCGTTGCAAGTGGCTGGTCTATCATTCGTCGAAGGTCGACGAGGTGGAGCAGCTCAAGAAGCTCTGCCCGGTGATGCAGCACTTCATCTGCCTCGACAGGCGCATGGGCGACGATCCCAGCCTTGAGGAGTTCATGGCCGGCGTAACGTCGGCGGATTTCGTCGAGCCAGAAATCGACGCCTTCGGCAACCTGTCCGACCTTGTCGGCATCTTCCCCACCGGCGGCACGACCGGCCCTTCGAAGGGGGCGAACGTGACGAACCTCGGCTGGGGGACGATGATCGAAACCGCGGCGGACGCGATGGGCGGACGCACCGATTCCCCCGTCGCGCTCGTTTCCGCGCCGATCACGCACGCGGCGGGGCCGATCGCGCTGTCCACGCTTTCGCTGGGCGCGACGCAGGTGATCCTGCCCGGCTTCGATGCAGAGCGCGTGCTGACGACGATCGAGGAATACAAGGTCACGCACATGTACCTGCCGCCCACGGCGCTGTACCAGTTGCTGGCCTCTCCGGAGATCGGGGATCACGATTATTCGTCGCTGAAGATCTTCATCCTCGTCGGCTCGCCCTGTTCGCCGGAAAAGCTGCGCCAGGCGGTCGAAACCTTCGGCCCCGCCATGTGCCAGTCCTATGGCCAGGTCGAATGTCCGATGATCGTGGCGTGGTTCCCGCCAGAGGACGTGGCGAAGTTCGCCTACGAAGCGCCGGAAAAGCTCGCGGCCTGCGGCAAGCCGACCCGCTCGATCAAGGTCGCGCTGCTGGATGACGACGGCAACCAGGTGCCGCTGGGCGAAGCGGGCGAGATCTGCGTGCGCGGCGCGCTGGTGACCGATTCGTATTTCGAAAAGCCCGAAGAGACGGCCGAGATCCGCAAGTTCGGCTGGCACCACACGGGCGACGTCGGCAAGTTCGACAAGGACGGATACCTTTATATCGTCGACCGCAAGAAGGACATGGTCGTTTCGGGCGGCTTCAACGTCTTCACCGCCGAAGTGGAGGCCGCCGTTACGGAACTGCCGCAAGTGCGCGAAGCCGCGGTGTTCGGAATTCCGCATGAAAAGTGGGGCGAACAGGTCCACGCCGCCGTGGTTGCTGACGGCATCACCGCAGAGGAAATCATCGCCCATGCAAAGGCGCGGCTGGGCGGCGTGAAGGCGCCCAAGTCCGTCGAATTTCTTGACTCGATTCCGCGCACGGCGGCTGGCAAGATGGACAAGAAGGCGCTTCGCACCAAGTACTGGGGCGAAAACGCGCGGATGGTCAACTAG
- a CDS encoding glutathione S-transferase family protein, with protein MSTILYHGEPNGPSLAVLAALGESGLNVECKAIDLLKGERHTLAQVTEPVARDMGVEGEGPVLVIDGEAMTESVFIAQYLDESGANTLQPSDAYAHWQMMMWCRRITERAAPAAAFLGCKASAHDALAAMDDAAFAALTANIASDDLRARWASVRAGDFPDVPTADSVTKVTDAVNMVDEQLADGREWLMGDLTIADFETYGWLSGMAEVVPEAFAGKDRAAAWMDRVKARPSVQAALARATTATPEASWAPGPEINRWG; from the coding sequence ATGAGCACCATTCTCTATCACGGCGAACCCAACGGCCCCTCGCTTGCGGTGCTGGCTGCGCTGGGCGAAAGCGGGCTGAATGTCGAATGCAAGGCAATCGACCTTCTTAAAGGAGAGCGCCACACTCTTGCGCAAGTGACAGAGCCGGTCGCGCGCGACATGGGCGTGGAAGGCGAAGGCCCGGTGCTGGTGATTGACGGCGAAGCGATGACCGAAAGCGTGTTCATCGCCCAGTACCTCGATGAAAGCGGCGCGAACACGCTCCAGCCCAGCGACGCCTATGCCCACTGGCAGATGATGATGTGGTGCCGCCGCATTACAGAGCGCGCCGCGCCCGCCGCGGCGTTCCTGGGTTGCAAGGCGAGTGCGCACGATGCGCTGGCCGCGATGGACGATGCGGCGTTCGCAGCGCTCACCGCCAACATCGCCAGCGATGATCTGCGCGCGCGGTGGGCATCGGTCCGCGCGGGGGACTTCCCCGACGTGCCAACGGCGGACAGCGTGACCAAGGTAACCGACGCGGTGAACATGGTGGACGAGCAACTGGCCGACGGGCGCGAATGGCTGATGGGCGACCTGACCATCGCCGATTTCGAAACCTATGGCTGGCTGTCGGGCATGGCCGAAGTCGTGCCCGAAGCCTTTGCCGGGAAGGACCGTGCCGCCGCCTGGATGGACCGCGTGAAGGCGCGCCCGTCCGTGCAGGCCGCGCTGGCCCGCGCGACAACCGCAACCCCCGAAGCCAGCTGGGCGCCGGGGCCTGAAATCAACCGTTGGGGCTAA
- a CDS encoding glutathione S-transferase family protein, whose product MSNITLYHWEPNANSGKPMLALMEKGVKFDSHYIDMLNFDQHKPEYLAINPQGTIPAMTHGDRVLVESTAIMEYVNEEFGGPDLMPADARDRWRIRWWMKFMDQWLAPSFSMFGWKFFVGPNALKAHGREKIEAQIEQIPLPERRTAWRKAVFGLFSEDEMAESGRRIELGIKMLEEELGKREWLASDQYSLADVNGFNLAYAMPLSQPHLANDELTPNIMRWLRAIYRRPATRECWKLGRTPMASRVEILEQDYIPPRDEAEGISSGVR is encoded by the coding sequence ATTACCCTCTATCACTGGGAGCCGAATGCGAATTCGGGCAAACCCATGCTCGCGCTCATGGAAAAGGGCGTGAAGTTCGACAGCCATTACATCGACATGCTGAACTTCGACCAGCACAAGCCGGAATACCTGGCGATCAATCCGCAGGGCACGATCCCCGCGATGACCCATGGCGACCGTGTTCTGGTCGAATCGACCGCGATCATGGAATACGTGAACGAGGAATTCGGCGGCCCCGACCTGATGCCGGCCGACGCGCGCGACCGCTGGCGCATCCGCTGGTGGATGAAGTTCATGGACCAGTGGCTTGCGCCCAGCTTTTCCATGTTCGGCTGGAAGTTCTTCGTCGGCCCCAACGCACTGAAGGCGCACGGACGCGAGAAGATCGAAGCGCAGATCGAACAGATTCCCCTGCCCGAACGCCGCACCGCATGGCGCAAGGCGGTGTTCGGCCTGTTCAGTGAGGACGAGATGGCCGAAAGCGGCCGCCGCATAGAACTGGGCATCAAGATGCTGGAGGAAGAGCTGGGCAAGCGCGAATGGCTGGCGAGCGACCAGTATTCGCTGGCCGACGTCAACGGCTTCAACCTCGCCTATGCGATGCCGCTGTCGCAGCCGCACCTCGCCAACGATGAACTGACGCCCAACATCATGCGCTGGCTGCGCGCGATCTATCGCCGCCCGGCGACGCGCGAATGCTGGAAACTGGGCCGCACGCCGATGGCGAGCCGTGTCGAGATTCTGGAACAGGACTATATCCCGCCCCGCGACGAAGCAGAGGGCATTTCGAGCGGAGTACGCTAA